TTTTAAACATCTTAAAAAGGCGGTTGCCAACAAGTGGCTAAAATAGACTACAATTACTACAGTTTATTTCAAAATTGCACTAATAGGGCCCTGATATATTCCCTGCACCTCAAAGCAATATGAATATCAAAATTTGTTTCTATTATAAAACTGGAACCTAGAGGCTTTTAAATTGCAAAGTTGTCATAGGAACCTTTTTaagtcacttttttattttataaaaatacaaaaacaaaattgtgaACATTGTAGCTACTACAGATCAAAactattaacattaataaaaccaaatgaaatgtgtaaaaactgAATAACAACTTTTGCTAAGTATAACCGAGTGCACACCTTACAATACTATCCAACTGCACAAATATAATCTACACATAGTCTATAACACTCACTATATTATACTTATCATTTCGGTTGCTGCTCAAACAACACACATCTGCCTGATACTAGCGTGAGGTGAATGTCATGTTATTCTATGGTGTGTGACCTCTGATTTGATCAAGGGGATACATCTTTCCCTCAGTAAGCTTCAGCTGACGGCTAACAACTCCTTTCAAAACGGATAAATGGACAGCTAATCACAGAagacttgttgttttttattttgaaggataTCATAAAAAATAGCTTGAAAAGTCATTGTAAAGACtaatatgaaaaagtcatacaaagtCACAGCAAAGTATGCtataaaatagtcaaaaaaaatgtagtatagtatgtcataaacattttttttattgaaaatgtgacTGACATGACTGTAGAAGAAGACATGAATGAAGATACTCATCTTCAGTTTTGTTCCGGAACGTCTGCACTCATCtggggagaaaagaagagaaggtaCCATAATAATTTAAGTCATATTCACATACTGTGTAGGTGTGTCTGTGCCTACCACTAAAAAAatagctttcattttttttttttatgacactaTATTATAATTTCcctatatactttatttttattttttttttttttttttactttttaaggcattttgtacatttgtatggcatactatagtattacatTTACGTTacattttatggcatattaaagaattactttttttttttaatccaaatattctttgacattttacatgaactttttatggcataatatacTATGGCTATTGTTTGAAAATTTGATGGCATTTTTTTtggcatacaatactatgacaattatgtgtacattttcattacatACTTTACTTGACTTTTTCGGACAtatttatggcatactatactaagacatttacattattatggcataatatactatgaatattttgttacatttttatgtcatactatactctgacattttgttatttcattttcatggcatattatagttttttatttttcatttttaaggcTAACTATAGTAAGACATTTACGTTACAttttatggcataatatacCATGACAattttgtgtacattttcatgacagactatactatgagaCTTATTCGGACATATTTATGGCATACCATACTAtggcatttacattttcatggcaTATTAAAGAATGATGttctcttttttacatttttaaggctaactttactatgacatttttatggcttactatgctatgacattttacaTGAACATTTTAtggtatactatactatgacaatttacatgacatttttatggcatatttaTGTATAGGATTGCCAATTGTGGATATGGGAATTACATTTTGTCACAATGTGTTTTGGAAAGTCATAATTACATTATGGATCTCTGGAATGGTTTTTAATCTTGGATATCTGAAATTAAAGTTATAACTAATATTGGATTGTTAATATCTGATATGGGAGTTTTTCCTTCAGATATCCAGAATTTTCATTGTAGATATCAAAAATATATCTGAAATGACATTTATGGATAGGAAAAATGTCATTCTGGATATCTGAAGTCTTATTTTTGACTATGgataattaaattacaaaaaattgaaatatatcCAGTCTAGCTATTAAATGACACTTATACTTTTGaggatttaaaaatgtcttaaattttGATTTGGCTAGAACAGTCAAAATAATATAGTTTTGGTTATATTCAATTACCATTATGACTAGTGTGAATACAATTTCAACTGGGAGAAATGCTTTTATTGatatctaaaatgtaattaGAGATAGGAGTGTAATTCAACTAAAACAGCTTGCCATAGCCTCAAGTCTTGTCTTTGTATTGCCTTCAACCAACACCTTGACATTATCGTGACGTTGGCACTAAAAGGGTCTATTGGACAGACAGCACAGTTAAGATCTTTCTATATTTATACTccatttctattattttaaaaagtagctCAATCATCTAGCGAGAGTCCTGTAGGACTTACAGGTCAATTGTAAGACAAATATATAGCATGAATAGACTGATGAGTATCTAGTATTACCAATATAATTAAGGCCAAAATAGCCTCTTATATTTTCTAATGTGAGTGTATCTGTAAGTTTTGCCTAATTCAGTAATATATCACAGAATAACATTCGGTTGCATTGTTAGAAACCCAGAAGAAGTGTCAGGAGACATGTCTTTAGAagtttagaataaaaataactttattacataaaaaacattactgCCCTCAACTTATTTGCCACTAGTGTTATTGTAATTCCAGTGTGGTAGGTCGCTTAGGTAGCCTTTATCTTTATATTGTGCTTCTTGTGCAACACATCCAGTGCTTGTGGCGGTAGCTTCGTGTTGATAAGGGGGTTTTCTAGGTCCTCAGCACATGTGACAGACTCCATGCTGAACTCTGACTGTGCTGTGTGCAGCCTCCTCCTGTGTTTGGGCCTCATTGAGCGCAGAGAGTCGGCCTCGAACCTTGAATGTCTCTCCCATATGTACAGAATGAAAGTAGACGCTTTGGCTAGTCTCAAGGCCCACAGAAGCAGACCGATGATGCAGCATAGCATCACTCCCATCACAGTGTTATAAGTCCCACCAGTGCAAGCGGCCAGGGCACAGGAGGCAAAGTGGTCATCTCTGAGTTCAGTGATGGCTCTCTGGGCCACCGAGCTTGGACTGGCACAGGTGGGCTCCGTGGAGACAGCAGCCCTGTTCTTTAGCAACCAGTTCCTCAGGTATTGGATCCTACAG
The sequence above is a segment of the Anoplopoma fimbria isolate UVic2021 breed Golden Eagle Sablefish chromosome 12, Afim_UVic_2022, whole genome shotgun sequence genome. Coding sequences within it:
- the gp9 gene encoding glycoprotein IX (platelet); its protein translation is MLCSLSLAVLLVWATLSARTTGQPCLCSALMPAGLVVNCSSLNLVDLPHLPSDTTELNVQDNRLTSVSPGLFDRLVGLKKVSLSGNPFHCDCRIQYLRNWLLKNRAAVSTEPTCASPSSVAQRAITELRDDHFASCALAACTGGTYNTVMGVMLCCIIGLLLWALRLAKASTFILYIWERHSRFEADSLRSMRPKHRRRLHTAQSEFSMESVTCAEDLENPLINTKLPPQALDVLHKKHNIKIKAT